The genomic interval TTCGTCTGTAAAGCTCACGACAATTGCTACATTTAGCTTCAGCCGATCAGGCTGGGGATATCCAGAATAAGATTACGAGTAAAGCTGGTTATTTGCAGTAAAAGCCAGGGCCCCATAACAATAAGCAGACCGAAAATAACCATCAACTTGGGAATAAAGCTTAATGTCATTTCATTGACTTGTGTCGCAGCCTGAAAAACAGCGACAATCAAACCAATAACCAGCGCCGGTAACAACAGCACACTACTGAGTAAAATAGTCAGCTCAATTGCTCGACCACCTATCTGTAATATTGTTTCTTGCGTCATGTGGTGTTGTGTCCCATAGTGTTTGATGACTTCAGCGAAACGAAAAACCGTTAGCTACAAGGCGCGTTGCGTAGTGAAGGGTTGTTCCCTTTACAAACAACGCAACGCAGTAGATGACGGCTTCTCGTTGCGCCCAAAGGGAGCTCCACAAATAACTCAATACTGCGTCGCCTAAAGCGCCTACTGTTGGTGCAGCCCTTATTAAGGGAACAACCCTTAACTTCGGGCTGCGCCTTGTCTTGAGTTATTTGTGGAGCTCTGAAGCCGTCAAACACTATAGGACACAACACTGGCTACACGTAAAAGCTGGCTGCCAATGTGCCCACTAACAGCACCCAGCCATCCACTAAGACAAATAACATAATCTTGAATGGCAACGAAATAATAATCGGCGACAAAAACACCATTCCCATAGACATCAGCGCGCTGGCAACAACAAGATCAATCACTAAAAATGGAATAAATACGAGAAAACCTATTTGGAACCCTGTTTTAATTTCGCTAGTAACGAAGGCAGGCATTAACAACGAAAAGGGGATGTCATCTGTTGATTCAAACTCTTCTGCGCCTGATAAGTCAGAGAAAAGCTGCAAGTCGCTGTCGCGCACCTGGTTCATCATGAATGCACGAAATGGCTTGCCGGCAGCCTGTATTGCATCAGGTACTGACATTTCCTCTGCTAAGTAAGGTGTTACTGCCTCGTCATAAACCTGCTCAAAAATAGGTGCCATAATAAAAAACGTGAGGAACAAGGCAATACCGATTAACACTTGAGTTGTCGGTGTTTGCGCAGTACCCATGGCAGTGCGAAGTAATGCCAGAACAATAATAATGCGCGTAAATGAAGTCATCATTAATAATGCTGCTGGCAACAAGCTCAGCAACGTCATCAATAGCAAGACTTGCAGTGTTACTGAGTATGTCTGTTCACCATCTTCTCCGGTAGTGACTGAAATTGCATCCAGACCTGGTGCAGCGAACACTGACACGGCCGGCAATATGATCAGTAATATTGAAATAAGCGTACGCATTAACGCTGACCCCGTTGCTTAATTACTGTCGCCAGACGTTCTGCAAAACCACCCGTAACAGATGATTTTTCAGAATTCATTATTGGCTCATCAAAGACATGAATTTTCTCAATGTGGCCGGGGCCAACCCCTAGTAAAATTTGGTGATCACCAACCTGTAACATAACAACACGCTCACGCTGCCCCACAGACAAACCTGCAATAATACGGAAATTACTGTTATTGCTTATGCTAGGTGTACCAAAACGGCGATAAAACCAGCCTAGCAATAAAATCAAAACAACAACAAAAGCAAGCCCTGCCAGCATTTGCATAATATTAGCTAATGCAAAAGGTTCTGTTTTATTTATAGAGGAGGCTTTGCTAAGTGGATTTTCCTCAGCAAAAACTGGCAACGACAAA from Gammaproteobacteria bacterium carries:
- the fliQ gene encoding flagellar biosynthesis protein FliQ yields the protein MTQETILQIGGRAIELTILLSSVLLLPALVIGLIVAVFQAATQVNEMTLSFIPKLMVIFGLLIVMGPWLLLQITSFTRNLILDIPSLIG
- the fliP gene encoding flagellar type III secretion system pore protein FliP (The bacterial flagellar biogenesis protein FliP forms a type III secretion system (T3SS)-type pore required for flagellar assembly.), which encodes MRTLISILLIILPAVSVFAAPGLDAISVTTGEDGEQTYSVTLQVLLLMTLLSLLPAALLMMTSFTRIIIVLALLRTAMGTAQTPTTQVLIGIALFLTFFIMAPIFEQVYDEAVTPYLAEEMSVPDAIQAAGKPFRAFMMNQVRDSDLQLFSDLSGAEEFESTDDIPFSLLMPAFVTSEIKTGFQIGFLVFIPFLVIDLVVASALMSMGMVFLSPIIISLPFKIMLFVLVDGWVLLVGTLAASFYV
- the fliO gene encoding flagellar biosynthetic protein FliO — its product is MSKIITIIKHIFAMMIIFLSLPVFAEENPLSKASSINKTEPFALANIMQMLAGLAFVVVLILLLGWFYRRFGTPSISNNSNFRIIAGLSVGQRERVVMLQVGDHQILLGVGPGHIEKIHVFDEPIMNSEKSSVTGGFAERLATVIKQRGQR